A genomic region of uncultured Paludibaculum sp. contains the following coding sequences:
- a CDS encoding LysR substrate-binding domain-containing protein: protein METGIELRHLRYFLAVAEDLHFGQAAKRLHIAQPPLSQQIRQLERMVGHALFVRTSRSVQLTPAGALLVERARLTLAKVQEDVEAVQRAGRGEDGTLTVGFVESAILSRLPAVLRRYRLVHPRVRLRLHEFHTRQLVDALRNGLVDVGLARDAEAEEWMQVEPVVIEPFIVVAPTGHRLARQETATWVELKNEPFVFFERSAGQQAWDRTIENCERHGFQPNIVQEAEQWLTVLRLVGAGLGVTVAPASVAGIAHADVVCRPLAPDGGATHLDLVYRRDTANPLVGGFRRLVLEGMAEPTGLNAEEIPPKA, encoded by the coding sequence ATGGAAACAGGAATTGAACTACGCCATCTCCGCTACTTTCTCGCGGTAGCGGAGGACCTGCACTTTGGACAGGCAGCGAAACGGCTGCACATCGCGCAGCCTCCGCTGTCTCAGCAGATCAGGCAACTGGAGCGGATGGTGGGGCATGCGTTGTTCGTGCGTACTTCGCGGTCGGTCCAACTGACGCCGGCGGGGGCGCTTCTGGTGGAGCGGGCCCGGCTCACATTGGCGAAAGTTCAAGAGGATGTGGAGGCAGTACAGCGGGCGGGCCGCGGCGAGGACGGAACGCTGACTGTGGGCTTTGTCGAATCGGCGATCCTCAGCCGGCTGCCGGCCGTGCTGCGGCGCTACCGCCTGGTCCATCCACGGGTCCGGCTGAGGCTGCATGAGTTTCATACGCGCCAATTGGTGGACGCGCTACGCAACGGGCTGGTGGACGTCGGACTGGCGCGCGACGCCGAGGCCGAGGAGTGGATGCAGGTGGAGCCGGTGGTCATCGAACCCTTCATTGTGGTGGCGCCGACAGGCCATCGCCTGGCTCGGCAGGAGACCGCCACGTGGGTGGAGTTGAAGAATGAGCCGTTCGTCTTCTTCGAACGGTCAGCCGGGCAGCAGGCGTGGGACCGCACCATCGAGAACTGCGAGCGTCACGGCTTCCAGCCCAACATCGTCCAGGAGGCCGAGCAATGGCTGACGGTGCTGCGACTGGTGGGGGCCGGCCTGGGCGTGACGGTTGCCCCGGCTTCCGTGGCCGGGATCGCGCATGCCGATGTCGTATGCCGCCCGCTGGCGCCGGATGGCGGGGCGACTCATCTGGATCTGGTTTACCGGCGGGACACGGCCAATCCCCTGGTGGGCGGTTTTCGCCGATTGGTGCTGGAGGGCATGGCCGAGCCGACGGGGCTGAATGCAGAGGAAATTCCGCCGAAGGCGTGA